From the Streptomyces sp. Tu 2975 genome, one window contains:
- a CDS encoding N-acetylmuramoyl-L-alanine amidase: MAWYLGATRYELQPESDAQPAIRPTQFIVHSVVAPWTAKRIYEYWRDSTNLESHFGLGYEGDLGQFIGTETRADANAAANRRPDGTGAVSIETASNLKGSDPWTDAQIRVLIELGAWLHERHDIPLRICRSASDPGFGYHRLHSAWAVAGTACPGDARVRQFTQVVFPGIVARANGTTTTPTPPEEDDEMPLTADDLNRIARAVAGYQNEKVEPSRDVYQIQRDASTYAKQAAEQTKGLSSTGLTEAQLDTLADKVADKLAARLAE; this comes from the coding sequence ATGGCCTGGTACCTGGGGGCCACCCGGTACGAGCTGCAACCCGAGAGCGATGCGCAACCGGCCATCCGGCCGACGCAGTTCATCGTCCACTCGGTTGTCGCCCCGTGGACCGCGAAGCGGATCTACGAATACTGGCGCGACAGCACCAACCTGGAAAGCCACTTCGGCCTCGGCTACGAAGGCGATTTGGGGCAGTTCATCGGGACGGAGACCCGCGCCGACGCGAACGCGGCCGCGAACCGCCGGCCCGACGGGACCGGCGCGGTGTCCATCGAGACCGCGTCGAACCTCAAGGGCTCCGACCCGTGGACCGACGCACAGATCCGCGTCCTCATCGAACTCGGCGCCTGGCTCCACGAGCGCCACGACATCCCCCTGCGGATCTGCCGCAGCGCCTCCGACCCCGGGTTCGGATACCACCGGCTCCACTCCGCCTGGGCCGTGGCCGGGACCGCCTGCCCCGGGGACGCCCGCGTCCGCCAGTTCACCCAGGTCGTGTTCCCGGGGATCGTCGCCCGCGCGAACGGGACCACCACCACACCCACGCCTCCCGAGGAGGACGACGAGATGCCCCTGACCGCCGACGACCTGAACCGCATCGCCCGCGCGGTGGCCGGCTACCAGAACGAGAAGGTCGAACCGTCACGCGACGTCTACCAGATCCAGCGCGACGCATCGACATACGCCAAGCAGGCCGCGGAGCAGACCAAGGGCCTGTCCTCCACCGGGCTCACCGAGGCCCAGCTCGACACCCTCGCCGACAAGGTCGCGGACAAGCTCGCCGCGCGCCTCGCCGAATGA
- a CDS encoding holin, whose amino-acid sequence MAAPVEKKVTVASVGAYLGSVGLLAILTAIQGDAGLVAPLPDALEPFALGLVPAALTFVGGWYAKHTPRV is encoded by the coding sequence ATGGCTGCACCTGTTGAGAAGAAGGTCACCGTCGCCAGCGTCGGCGCGTACCTGGGAAGCGTCGGACTCCTCGCGATCCTGACGGCGATCCAGGGAGACGCCGGCCTGGTCGCCCCGCTGCCCGACGCGCTGGAGCCGTTCGCCCTGGGGCTCGTCCCCGCCGCCCTCACGTTCGTTGGCGGCTGGTACGCCAAGCACACCCCGCGCGTCTGA
- a CDS encoding collagen-like protein has product MRQHRNLESLRRRRDLVFTAAVAIGLAGFAFLVITMQGLAHDLRAANEARDQLAAQVQQLGEKPVAGPPGSRGEPGKGIVGPTGQPGETGEPGPTGPPGPVGPTGPTGTPGADGVGESGAPGQDGTAGEPGPPGPQGEPGPAGPAGPQGEQGPAGEDGTDGRDGQTCPAGYSLQPAKDDPDALVCRRNGATAPDEQPDVPAPLALDPQRRQYP; this is encoded by the coding sequence GTGAGACAACACAGGAACCTCGAGTCGCTTCGGCGACGCCGCGATCTCGTGTTCACGGCGGCCGTCGCTATCGGCCTAGCCGGGTTCGCGTTCCTCGTCATCACGATGCAGGGACTGGCGCACGACCTGCGAGCGGCGAACGAGGCGCGGGACCAGTTGGCGGCGCAGGTGCAGCAGTTGGGGGAGAAGCCCGTTGCCGGGCCGCCAGGATCCCGCGGCGAACCCGGCAAGGGAATCGTCGGACCGACCGGCCAGCCGGGCGAGACGGGGGAACCTGGACCAACGGGCCCGCCTGGACCCGTCGGACCGACCGGGCCCACAGGAACTCCCGGCGCGGACGGTGTCGGCGAGAGCGGGGCACCCGGCCAGGACGGTACCGCCGGTGAACCTGGACCGCCCGGACCGCAAGGCGAACCCGGCCCCGCCGGACCCGCCGGACCGCAAGGTGAGCAAGGTCCCGCAGGAGAAGACGGGACCGACGGCCGCGACGGCCAGACCTGCCCCGCCGGATACAGCCTGCAGCCCGCGAAGGACGACCCGGACGCGCTCGTCTGCCGGCGCAACGGAGCGACCGCGCCGGATGAGCAGCCGGACGTGCCCGCCCCCTTGGCGCTCGACCCGCAGCGCCGCCAGTACCCGTAA